One region of Chryseobacterium sp. SORGH_AS_0447 genomic DNA includes:
- a CDS encoding TonB-dependent receptor domain-containing protein: MKLYISRIILGIFLISASLISAQNLSKNSFTVKGNCNMCKERIETTARKAGAKTAVYSVDLQTLTLETDNTVSTDEILKKVADAGHDNEKFKAPENRYQALPDCCHYERNLQAATTENHDHPLKKENEFYVKGNCESCKARIEKAAKDAGADAAEWNAETQTVALHFDSAKTSSDKILKKIAEVGHDNEKYKSGDNTYKNLPSCCLYDRTIPFGEANPKVHLEESEASEHSEHTVSNTEHSAGKAIEGVTVTGSKAATSLQKKEAGLVFNIDKKELLKAACCNLSESFETNATVDVSFSNAVTGTKQLKMLGLDQKYTSLTKELLPEIRGLASAYGLNFIPGRWIESIQLTKGGSTVTNGYESITGQINSELLKNAKAPETSLNLFADFNGRTEANITSVSPINEKWSQTFLLHGNGTFGETDMNKDGFLDRPKGTQLNAAYLLNYNDLEKSGLGSHFGINFIKDERISGQIGFDKKIPQEKQSLYGVEIDISRFQVWNKTGYVFKGKPYQSLGWMNQYTYHQQDSFFGLRNYSGKQQTYYSNLIFESILGNTNHKYIAGASFMYDGYDETYLADRFKRNEIVPGAFAEYTLTGLKYTLVAGARVDFHNLAGTQFTPRLNFKYDFTPQTILRLSAGRGFRTANIFAESQPYFASNRSIQILENGGNIYGLKPEIAWNYGASLQQEFKIFGRKSTVVADFFRTDFKDQVMVDLDRSPQQLNFYNLEGTSFANSFQTQWDFIPLKNLEVRLAYKYYDVQADYLTGRREVPFMAKHRGFVNVAYSTNKDKQGGFWSFDTTLNIVGKQRLPDTSSNPAAFKLPAYSGSYVVLNAQVSKNFNKKIRAYVGGENLTSYYQKNAILDVKNPFGNYFDGGMVYAPIMKANFYIGLDVSF, encoded by the coding sequence ATGAAATTATATATTTCCAGGATTATTCTTGGTATATTCTTAATATCTGCCTCATTGATATCGGCTCAAAATCTTTCTAAAAACAGTTTTACGGTAAAAGGAAACTGCAACATGTGCAAAGAAAGAATTGAAACTACCGCCAGAAAGGCAGGCGCAAAAACGGCAGTCTATTCCGTAGACCTTCAAACACTGACTCTAGAAACAGATAATACCGTTTCAACAGACGAAATCCTGAAAAAAGTAGCCGATGCCGGCCATGACAATGAAAAGTTCAAAGCTCCTGAAAACCGCTATCAGGCCCTGCCCGACTGCTGCCATTACGAGCGGAATCTACAGGCTGCGACTACAGAAAATCACGATCATCCTTTAAAAAAGGAAAATGAATTCTATGTAAAAGGCAATTGCGAATCCTGCAAAGCCCGCATTGAAAAAGCCGCTAAGGATGCCGGTGCCGATGCAGCCGAATGGAACGCGGAAACCCAGACCGTCGCTTTACATTTTGATTCGGCTAAAACCTCATCCGATAAGATCTTAAAGAAAATAGCGGAGGTAGGCCACGATAATGAAAAGTACAAATCCGGCGACAATACCTATAAAAACCTTCCTTCCTGCTGTCTGTATGACCGGACAATCCCGTTCGGGGAAGCTAATCCAAAAGTTCATTTAGAAGAATCTGAAGCATCAGAGCATTCGGAGCATACAGTTTCCAATACTGAACATTCTGCCGGAAAAGCCATTGAGGGCGTTACGGTAACAGGATCCAAAGCGGCTACCTCATTACAGAAAAAAGAGGCCGGACTGGTTTTTAACATCGATAAAAAAGAATTATTGAAAGCCGCCTGCTGCAACTTATCCGAAAGCTTTGAAACCAATGCCACGGTAGATGTCTCCTTCAGCAATGCCGTGACGGGAACCAAACAGCTTAAAATGCTGGGCCTGGATCAGAAATACACCAGCCTGACAAAGGAACTTCTGCCTGAAATCCGGGGATTGGCTTCTGCCTATGGACTCAATTTCATCCCCGGAAGGTGGATTGAAAGTATCCAGCTCACAAAAGGAGGCAGTACGGTAACCAATGGCTATGAAAGCATCACCGGACAGATCAACAGCGAGCTGCTGAAAAATGCTAAAGCGCCGGAAACTTCATTAAACCTCTTTGCCGATTTCAACGGAAGAACCGAAGCGAATATCACCAGCGTCTCACCGATCAACGAAAAATGGTCGCAGACGTTTCTGCTGCATGGAAACGGTACTTTCGGAGAGACGGATATGAATAAGGATGGGTTTCTGGACCGGCCGAAAGGAACCCAGCTGAATGCCGCTTATCTGCTCAACTACAATGATTTGGAAAAGTCAGGCTTAGGTTCGCATTTCGGAATTAATTTTATCAAGGATGAAAGGATTTCCGGACAGATTGGTTTTGATAAAAAAATCCCTCAGGAAAAGCAGTCACTCTATGGAGTAGAAATTGATATTTCCAGGTTTCAGGTCTGGAATAAAACAGGATACGTTTTTAAAGGCAAGCCTTACCAAAGCTTAGGCTGGATGAACCAGTACACCTATCACCAGCAGGACAGCTTCTTCGGATTGAGAAATTATTCCGGGAAGCAGCAGACATATTATTCCAACTTGATTTTTGAAAGTATTCTGGGAAATACCAACCATAAATACATAGCCGGGGCAAGCTTTATGTACGACGGTTATGATGAAACCTATCTGGCAGACCGTTTTAAAAGAAACGAGATCGTTCCCGGAGCATTTGCAGAATATACGCTTACCGGTTTAAAGTATACCTTAGTAGCCGGAGCAAGGGTTGATTTCCACAACCTCGCAGGAACGCAGTTTACACCGAGACTGAATTTTAAATACGATTTTACACCACAGACCATTCTGAGGCTTTCTGCGGGAAGAGGTTTCCGGACAGCCAATATTTTTGCGGAAAGCCAGCCGTATTTTGCCTCCAACAGAAGCATTCAGATCTTAGAAAATGGCGGCAACATCTATGGACTGAAACCTGAAATTGCCTGGAACTACGGAGCCAGCCTGCAACAGGAATTTAAAATCTTCGGCAGAAAATCAACCGTTGTTGCAGACTTTTTCAGAACCGATTTCAAGGATCAGGTGATGGTGGATCTGGACCGTTCCCCTCAACAGCTGAATTTCTATAATTTGGAAGGAACATCATTTGCCAACTCATTCCAGACCCAATGGGATTTTATCCCGCTTAAAAATTTAGAAGTAAGACTGGCTTACAAATATTACGATGTCCAGGCAGATTACCTGACAGGAAGAAGAGAGGTGCCATTTATGGCGAAACACAGAGGATTTGTAAATGTTGCTTATTCCACCAATAAAGATAAGCAAGGCGGATTCTGGAGTTTTGATACGACGCTGAATATTGTCGGAAAACAAAGGCTGCCGGACACCTCCTCCAACCCTGCTGCTTTTAAGCTTCCGGCATACTCAGGATCCTATGTGGTTCTGAATGCTCAGGTTTCAAAAAACTTCAATAAAAAAATCAGGGCTTATGTCGGTGGTGAAAACCTGACTTCCTATTACCAGAAGAACGCAATCCTAGATGTAAAAAATCCTTTCGGAAATTATTTCGACGGCGGAATGGTTTATGCTCCGATTATGAAGGCTAATTTTTATATCGGGTTGGATGTGAGTTTTTAG
- a CDS encoding IS4 family transposase, translating into MSSRDFTRKRKLSFSNTLLFMLNFITKSLSCEIVNFIHYIRSLGQTQNTFTKSAYVQNRKKIKPEVFIHLNKRLVEEFYTDNSAVQTKFNGLRLLAIDGSRINLPQTRELEEIYGVSKNQTSHTCVQAKACVLYDTINKICLKGVLSSIDTDERLQALELLAHCCHNDLLLYDRGFASFDFFYQHHKRNFNYLMRVKVGLNQTIKDFVKSGISSMITDFKPSPNVDLSGKDYGRDYTFKVRLLRVVLDNGTIEVLATSLLDEACYPSEIFKALYFERWGIETYFDEIKNKLHLEEFSGYSNNSILQDFYSTLLVSNIQTLIVRELEQELNEVDTKKKYRYKVNTSLSYSLMKNRILNLLFSNVKKEDIVAELKILFASHMIPVRPKRSFKRNILKYRVRAKPKVTKNYKKNL; encoded by the coding sequence ATGAGTAGCAGAGATTTCACCCGCAAAAGGAAGTTGAGCTTTTCAAATACGCTTTTGTTTATGCTCAACTTCATTACCAAAAGCCTGTCCTGTGAGATTGTAAATTTCATTCACTATATAAGATCTTTGGGCCAGACACAGAATACTTTTACAAAAAGTGCATACGTACAGAACAGAAAAAAGATAAAGCCCGAGGTTTTTATTCATCTGAACAAGCGGCTTGTGGAAGAATTCTATACAGATAATTCTGCAGTACAGACCAAATTCAATGGTCTTCGTCTGTTGGCTATTGATGGTTCGAGAATTAATCTACCTCAAACCCGAGAGCTGGAAGAGATTTATGGTGTATCCAAAAACCAGACTTCTCATACCTGCGTACAGGCCAAAGCCTGCGTACTGTATGATACAATCAATAAAATCTGTTTAAAAGGGGTACTTTCTTCTATAGATACTGATGAACGTTTACAGGCTCTTGAGCTGTTGGCTCATTGTTGCCATAATGATCTGCTGCTATATGACCGTGGTTTTGCTTCATTTGATTTCTTTTATCAGCATCACAAAAGAAATTTTAACTACCTTATGCGCGTAAAAGTAGGTTTGAACCAAACCATAAAAGATTTCGTCAAAAGCGGAATATCCAGTATGATAACAGACTTTAAGCCTTCTCCCAACGTAGATCTGTCAGGAAAAGATTATGGTAGAGACTATACTTTTAAGGTAAGATTGTTGCGTGTCGTACTGGATAATGGCACCATCGAAGTTCTTGCAACCTCTCTTTTAGATGAGGCTTGTTATCCTTCGGAGATTTTCAAAGCCCTATATTTTGAACGCTGGGGCATAGAAACCTATTTTGATGAAATCAAAAACAAGCTTCACCTGGAGGAATTTTCCGGTTACTCAAACAACAGCATCTTACAGGATTTCTATTCTACTTTGCTTGTAAGCAATATACAGACCCTTATTGTCAGAGAACTCGAACAGGAGCTTAATGAAGTTGATACGAAAAAGAAGTACCGGTACAAAGTCAATACTTCCCTTTCTTACAGCTTGATGAAAAACAGAATTTTGAATTTGCTCTTTAGCAATGTAAAAAAAGAGGATATAGTGGCAGAGCTTAAAATTCTTTTTGCTTCTCATATGATCCCCGTCAGACCCAAAAGATCCTTTAAAAGGAATATTTTAAAATACAGAGTCAGAGCGAAACCAAAGGTCACTAAAAACTATAAAAAAAATCTATAA
- a CDS encoding AraC family transcriptional regulator: MLIFEDHYKKLGFETFSEQNLQDFTESRYKSEIKIFHVPEGYELTIDFKNYKNENPALFFLTSQHLQVEHGTGESQLLYYNRDFYCIQIHDKEVACDGLLFHNVFEIPFVELDKEENRMVKNLFRSIREELEDQDSSAEEMIRTYVKQIIIRATRKWKKQNLDNDKIKIPGNELEIFRDFSRLLEIHFRKKHHVSDYAELLHMAPKTLTHKFKSLKLESPNQLIINRILLEAKRLLFYTDKPVKEIAYDLGYDDPAYFNRLFTNKTGNTPSSFKKNYMSGKKYKS, encoded by the coding sequence ATGCTTATTTTTGAAGACCATTACAAAAAACTGGGTTTCGAAACCTTTTCTGAACAAAATCTGCAGGACTTTACAGAGAGCCGGTACAAATCCGAAATCAAGATTTTTCATGTTCCGGAAGGTTATGAACTGACCATAGATTTTAAAAACTACAAAAACGAAAATCCGGCCCTGTTTTTCCTTACCAGCCAGCACCTGCAGGTGGAACACGGCACCGGAGAATCCCAACTACTGTATTATAACCGTGACTTTTACTGCATCCAGATCCACGATAAAGAAGTGGCCTGTGACGGGCTGCTTTTTCACAATGTCTTTGAAATTCCTTTTGTTGAGCTGGACAAAGAGGAAAACAGAATGGTTAAAAATTTGTTCAGGAGCATTAGGGAGGAATTGGAGGACCAAGATTCGTCTGCTGAAGAAATGATCCGTACCTATGTAAAACAGATCATCATCCGCGCCACCCGAAAATGGAAAAAGCAGAACCTGGATAACGATAAGATCAAAATTCCCGGCAACGAACTGGAAATTTTCCGGGATTTCAGCCGGCTGCTGGAAATCCATTTCAGGAAAAAGCATCATGTATCAGATTATGCAGAGCTGCTGCATATGGCCCCAAAAACGTTAACGCACAAATTTAAAAGCTTAAAACTGGAATCCCCGAACCAGTTAATCATCAACCGGATTTTACTGGAAGCCAAAAGACTGCTCTTTTATACCGATAAGCCTGTAAAAGAAATTGCCTATGATCTGGGATATGATGATCCGGCTTATTTTAACCGTCTTTTCACCAATAAAACAGGAAATACGCCTTCCAGCTTTAAGAAAAACTATATGTCGGGAAAAAAGTACAAGAGTTAG
- a CDS encoding OsmC family protein has protein sequence MKRNATAVWNGTIKEGKGHLTTQSSTLNQTQYSFNSRFEEGVGTNPEELLAAAHAGCFTMKLSAELTQAGFTPEELTTKSVITLDPSAGKITKSELTLTAKVPGISEEEFQKYAKIAEEGCPVSAAFNFEITLEATLANS, from the coding sequence ATGAAACGTAATGCAACAGCCGTTTGGAACGGTACCATCAAAGAAGGAAAAGGACATTTAACCACACAGAGCAGCACATTGAACCAGACCCAGTATTCTTTCAACAGCCGCTTTGAAGAAGGAGTCGGAACAAACCCTGAAGAATTGCTGGCAGCGGCCCATGCCGGTTGTTTTACCATGAAATTAAGCGCTGAACTTACCCAGGCAGGATTTACTCCTGAAGAACTGACTACAAAATCGGTGATTACCCTGGATCCGAGCGCTGGAAAAATTACAAAATCAGAACTTACTTTAACGGCAAAAGTTCCGGGAATTTCTGAAGAAGAATTCCAGAAATATGCTAAAATCGCAGAGGAAGGATGCCCGGTAAGTGCCGCTTTCAATTTTGAAATTACCCTGGAAGCTACTTTGGCAAACTCATAA
- a CDS encoding TetR/AcrR family transcriptional regulator, whose product MSKAEKTKQFIIEKTAPVFNTKGYISTSLSDIAEATGLTKGSIYGNFENKEEVALAAYRYNAGSLKEKMISSFSDKFPASIDKLYAFVAFYRENWQSVFLSGGCPLMNAATESDDTFPDLKNLVTQSFVEWISKISSVISDGQEKGELNKKPDAEEYASLFIMMIEGGILLSKTTGDEKFLNLALDHILRIIEVEFIPEEKQKN is encoded by the coding sequence ATGTCGAAAGCGGAAAAGACAAAACAATTCATTATTGAGAAAACAGCCCCGGTGTTCAATACCAAAGGCTACATCTCCACGTCTTTATCCGACATTGCGGAAGCCACCGGACTCACCAAAGGAAGCATCTACGGAAATTTTGAAAATAAAGAAGAAGTGGCGCTCGCGGCTTACCGGTACAATGCAGGCTCGTTAAAAGAAAAAATGATTTCATCTTTCAGCGACAAATTTCCGGCCTCAATCGATAAGCTGTATGCTTTTGTTGCTTTTTACAGAGAAAACTGGCAGTCTGTATTTTTAAGTGGAGGCTGTCCCCTGATGAATGCGGCTACGGAATCGGATGACACTTTTCCCGATCTGAAAAATCTGGTCACCCAATCTTTTGTAGAGTGGATTTCTAAAATTTCATCTGTCATATCCGATGGCCAGGAAAAAGGGGAACTTAATAAAAAGCCGGATGCGGAAGAATATGCCTCATTGTTCATCATGATGATCGAAGGCGGGATTCTGCTCTCCAAAACCACGGGTGACGAAAAATTTCTGAATCTTGCCTTAGACCATATTCTCAGGATTATTGAGGTGGAATTCATTCCGGAAGAAAAACAAAAAAATTAA
- a CDS encoding PaaI family thioesterase, with the protein MDKLAVLKSFTGKEFTESPSPFMRWLKPVVVSAEEGRIEFQYTVREEWLNPMGNMHGGVTAAIMDDIIGATMFSLNEENFIVTINNSIDYFSTAKENAHIVAETKIIKRGKQFVNAQCEIWNADKTPPDCSGNL; encoded by the coding sequence ATGGATAAATTAGCGGTCCTGAAAAGCTTTACGGGAAAAGAGTTTACGGAGTCTCCCTCCCCATTCATGAGATGGCTGAAGCCGGTCGTGGTTTCGGCAGAAGAAGGCCGGATCGAATTTCAGTACACTGTAAGGGAAGAATGGCTGAACCCGATGGGCAATATGCACGGCGGAGTCACCGCGGCCATTATGGATGATATCATCGGAGCCACGATGTTCTCTCTGAACGAAGAAAATTTCATTGTTACCATCAATAACAGCATTGATTATTTTTCAACTGCCAAAGAAAATGCTCATATTGTAGCCGAAACGAAAATCATCAAAAGAGGAAAACAGTTTGTAAACGCGCAATGCGAAATATGGAATGCAGACAAAACCCCGCCTGATTGCTCGGGGAACCTCTAA
- the fabF gene encoding beta-ketoacyl-ACP synthase II, protein MKRVVITGLGAVTPLGNTVEEFWQNSIRGVSGAGNITHFDTEKFKVHFACEVKNFDPKAHLTHNEIKRSDLFSQYAMYSAAEALKDSGLELGSMDPFDTGVIWGTGQGGMWTFENEVMEFTKGDGTPRFNPFFVPKFIANMASGMISMKFGLQGINYTTISACATGNTAIMDAFNYIRLGKAKVIVSGGSEAAITPASIGGFSIMKAMSTRNDDFATASRPYDADRDGFVMGEGAGALILEEYEHAKARGAKIYAELAGAAMTADAYHMTAPHPEGTGAIKAMQLALKEAGINTEDIDYINPHATSTPMGDLVELNGINKLFKRSKNLDISATKSMTGHLLGAAGAAEAILSIKAIENGIIPPTINLHKIDENIPQDLNIVFGEAKEKNINYALSNAFGFGGHNATLIFKKFQ, encoded by the coding sequence ATGAAAAGAGTTGTTATTACAGGTCTTGGCGCAGTGACGCCTTTAGGAAATACCGTTGAAGAATTCTGGCAAAACAGCATCCGCGGAGTAAGCGGCGCCGGAAACATTACCCATTTCGATACAGAAAAATTTAAGGTACACTTTGCCTGTGAAGTGAAAAACTTTGATCCGAAAGCGCATCTTACCCATAATGAAATCAAACGGAGCGATCTGTTTTCACAATATGCCATGTATTCGGCTGCGGAAGCCCTGAAAGATTCCGGGCTGGAACTGGGAAGTATGGATCCTTTTGATACCGGCGTGATCTGGGGAACCGGACAGGGCGGAATGTGGACCTTTGAAAACGAGGTGATGGAATTTACCAAAGGAGACGGAACTCCGCGTTTCAATCCGTTCTTTGTCCCTAAATTCATTGCCAATATGGCTTCCGGCATGATTTCTATGAAATTCGGGCTGCAGGGCATTAATTACACCACTATTTCTGCCTGTGCTACCGGGAATACAGCCATTATGGATGCGTTCAACTACATCAGGCTCGGAAAAGCCAAGGTCATTGTAAGCGGAGGTTCCGAAGCAGCCATCACTCCGGCATCGATCGGAGGATTTTCCATTATGAAAGCCATGTCTACCCGAAATGATGATTTTGCTACGGCAAGCCGCCCTTATGATGCAGACCGGGACGGATTCGTGATGGGCGAAGGAGCAGGTGCCTTGATTCTGGAAGAATACGAACATGCCAAAGCAAGAGGTGCAAAAATCTATGCCGAACTCGCGGGAGCAGCCATGACCGCTGATGCTTACCATATGACAGCACCTCATCCGGAAGGAACGGGAGCTATTAAAGCCATGCAGCTGGCATTAAAGGAAGCAGGAATCAATACCGAGGATATCGATTACATTAACCCGCACGCCACTTCTACCCCGATGGGCGACCTGGTAGAGCTGAACGGGATTAACAAACTGTTTAAAAGAAGCAAAAACCTGGACATCAGTGCTACCAAATCCATGACCGGACATTTACTGGGTGCTGCCGGAGCTGCAGAAGCCATTTTATCAATCAAAGCCATTGAAAACGGGATTATTCCACCGACAATCAACCTTCATAAGATCGATGAAAATATTCCGCAAGACCTGAATATTGTTTTCGGAGAGGCTAAAGAAAAGAACATCAATTACGCCTTGAGCAATGCTTTCGGGTTCGGAGGACATAATGCTACTCTGATTTTCAAAAAATTTCAGTAG
- a CDS encoding Dabb family protein — translation MERRKFLFRSVQASALLLVSGNLFASALPMFNPIKKKKVYFHYLLFWLRKDLSEAEVTAFENFFKGLAKLPYQKNLRYGRPAASSPRNVLDNSFTYNASMEFDSLEELEAYGKLPEHLALVQKYKPFFERMLVHDTVYHP, via the coding sequence ATGGAAAGAAGAAAATTTTTATTCCGTTCGGTACAGGCTTCTGCACTGCTGTTGGTTTCCGGGAACCTGTTTGCCTCTGCCTTACCGATGTTTAACCCTATAAAAAAGAAAAAAGTGTACTTCCATTATTTATTATTCTGGCTCAGAAAAGATCTTTCCGAAGCTGAAGTGACAGCGTTTGAGAACTTTTTCAAAGGGCTGGCCAAACTTCCTTACCAGAAAAACCTGCGTTACGGAAGACCGGCAGCCTCCAGTCCGAGAAATGTTCTGGACAACAGCTTTACCTATAACGCCTCGATGGAATTCGACAGCCTGGAAGAGCTTGAAGCTTACGGAAAGCTGCCGGAACACCTTGCACTTGTACAGAAATACAAGCCGTTCTTTGAAAGAATGCTGGTTCATGATACCGTTTACCACCCATAA
- a CDS encoding porin: MDKRYIKTGLIAALLIGMSQTAEAQKKNDFNNPALTHYLNEQHSRYISFSGYAELWARYAQLNPGSMINNDAKSDVSDLSLRRVRVKMTYKPTEKLMFVLQGGTTNVNVTAKGSNYFDLLDAYAEYSFNDKIAFGAGRSTWRGLSRFTTGPLNTLLYDLPAYATSNAGATDYTVRELSAYIKGQLGKFDYRLVVADPYTMATAEPKPNVSTFSKNSPHKDFSGYFRYAFLDTENISTPFNSGTYVGKKNVLSLGAGFDYIHNALWHQDAAKNTVNDDMKSFAVDLFYDAPLNKEKGTSVSAYAMAMHNDYGPNYVRYVGTNNPATSVDASLASLNGAGNAMPVIGTGNTYYLQFGGTLPYLNKEKKNLQLQPAVGVQLSDLKGLHDNAVIYDAGISLLMSGMSSRFTFDAQNRPVFTPDAAGNAVASDRKWQFVLKYRIDFN; the protein is encoded by the coding sequence ATGGACAAAAGGTATATTAAAACCGGGCTTATCGCAGCGTTACTGATTGGGATGAGCCAGACCGCAGAAGCACAGAAAAAAAACGATTTCAATAATCCCGCACTTACCCATTATCTCAATGAACAGCATTCCCGGTATATCTCTTTCAGCGGATATGCGGAGCTGTGGGCACGTTATGCCCAGCTGAACCCGGGAAGCATGATCAACAACGATGCAAAATCAGACGTATCCGATCTTTCACTACGCAGGGTAAGGGTAAAAATGACATACAAACCGACGGAAAAACTGATGTTTGTGCTTCAGGGAGGAACCACCAATGTGAACGTAACGGCGAAAGGCAGCAATTATTTCGATTTGCTGGACGCCTATGCAGAATATTCTTTTAATGATAAAATCGCTTTCGGGGCCGGGCGTTCCACCTGGAGAGGGCTTTCCCGTTTTACAACAGGGCCTTTGAACACGCTGCTGTATGACCTTCCGGCCTACGCTACATCCAATGCCGGTGCCACGGATTATACCGTGAGGGAACTCAGCGCCTATATCAAAGGGCAGCTTGGAAAATTCGATTACCGGCTGGTTGTTGCAGATCCGTATACCATGGCGACTGCCGAACCGAAACCGAATGTATCTACCTTCAGTAAAAATTCGCCCCATAAAGATTTTTCAGGATATTTCAGGTATGCTTTCCTGGATACGGAAAACATTTCGACCCCATTCAATTCGGGAACGTATGTCGGGAAAAAGAATGTCCTGAGCCTGGGAGCAGGATTTGATTACATCCACAATGCGCTGTGGCATCAGGATGCCGCCAAGAATACGGTGAATGATGATATGAAGAGCTTTGCCGTAGACCTGTTCTATGATGCTCCGCTGAATAAGGAAAAAGGAACTTCCGTAAGTGCGTATGCCATGGCGATGCACAACGATTACGGTCCGAATTACGTCCGTTATGTAGGAACCAATAACCCGGCAACTTCGGTAGATGCTTCCCTGGCAAGCCTTAACGGGGCCGGAAATGCGATGCCTGTGATCGGAACCGGGAATACCTATTATCTCCAGTTTGGTGGAACGCTGCCTTATTTAAACAAAGAAAAGAAAAACCTGCAGCTACAGCCTGCAGTAGGGGTGCAGCTGTCTGATCTGAAAGGGCTTCATGACAATGCCGTGATTTATGATGCCGGAATCTCCCTGCTGATGAGCGGGATGTCTTCAAGGTTCACCTTCGATGCCCAGAACCGTCCTGTCTTTACACCGGATGCTGCCGGCAATGCCGTTGCTTCAGACCGGAAATGGCAGTTCGTGCTGAAATACAGGATTGATTTTAATTAA
- a CDS encoding response regulator transcription factor, with product MKILIIEDNARVSALLKRGLESQGYQIYISEDAEDALILADRIAFELIITDIMLPQMSGIEFSKIIKQKHPDLPIIMLTALGTIDEKIEGFDAGADDYMVKPFEIRELYARIKAILLRKSLLPKKDEETDIIQYHHLAIHRKTNRVFRDEKEIILTPKEFRLLVFLVTHADRILTREEIAENVWGNHFDTGTNYIDVYIAYLRKKIDKDFDEKLIHTKPGTGFIFTRNL from the coding sequence ATGAAAATATTAATCATAGAAGATAATGCCCGGGTTTCTGCACTGCTGAAAAGGGGCCTTGAAAGCCAGGGCTATCAGATCTATATTTCTGAAGATGCGGAAGATGCCCTGATCCTGGCAGACCGGATTGCTTTTGAGCTCATCATTACCGACATCATGCTGCCCCAGATGAGCGGAATTGAATTCAGCAAGATCATCAAGCAGAAACATCCTGACCTTCCAATCATTATGCTGACCGCTTTGGGAACGATTGATGAAAAAATCGAAGGATTTGATGCCGGTGCCGATGATTACATGGTGAAGCCTTTTGAAATCCGGGAACTGTATGCGAGAATCAAAGCTATTCTGCTGAGGAAATCATTGTTGCCCAAGAAAGATGAAGAAACAGATATTATTCAGTATCATCACCTTGCCATTCACCGGAAGACCAACCGCGTATTCCGTGATGAGAAGGAAATCATTCTTACGCCGAAGGAATTCAGGCTGCTTGTTTTCCTTGTGACCCATGCAGACCGCATCCTGACCCGGGAAGAAATTGCGGAAAATGTCTGGGGCAACCATTTTGATACCGGCACCAATTATATTGATGTCTACATTGCCTATCTGCGTAAGAAAATCGATAAGGATTTTGACGAGAAACTGATTCATACCAAACCCGGCACAGGGTTTATTTTTACCCGCAATCTATGA